ccctgagtcagaacTATTCCACTCAACCACTCCCAAAtgcctgatccacagaaactgagataatttaTATTCATTGCTCTAAGCCATAATGTTTGGGGATAACTTGTTACCCCAAATCAGTACAAGTGATGCTACTCTGCACCACGCCCAAGACACGGGCCCCACTGTCATCTGCTCAATGGGCCACAACAACAGTTCTTCCCTTGTCTCCCTGCCTCCTGTCCCAAGCCCCTTCAATTTCTCCTCCACGTAGGATCCAGACCAAACTGAagggccattatcaaaaaacatTTGTTGTTCCATCACAGTCCTTGCCTGCTCAAAACCTTCCATGGCTCTCCACTGTATTTTGTGTTATTTCTCAGAAGTATTTACAACTGAGCAGGAACAGTGTGATGGTGGAGTCCCTGGCATCCCTGAGCTGATTTGGGAGCAAGAGTCCTTGTTTACCCTGGCCCCCTGGAATGACAATTCAAGGCCCCCCTGGGGAGGGTGGGCGGGGCCCCCTGGCAGCTGGGGCTGAGACAAGGCAGAAGCTTTGTTCTGAATCCACAATGGCAGGATGCCCAGCACAGACCCAGCTTCCTCCAAGGCGGATgagggggtgggagctggggcaAGAGCATGCCCTGGGGCCCTCGATGTGCAAGggaagcctgggggtgggggcagcaagAGAAATCTTGGGAGAGGAACTGGGAGGCGTTTGTAGTGAGCCAGTCTGCTAACATGGCTCGAGGACCTGTTAggtttgtgaaataaaattcatatctaATGGCAAGACAGGATAAACCTAAACATATAAAATTCTTCTCTGCcttttggcctcctctctccccacactgtgcattgtgtatctgcatttaTGCATCGACCAAACCTCCCCCATCGGcaggaatacctgctcaaccataaagagcaacGTTCTTCCAGCATCCAggcaactccttaaaagataacaccCCTTCCtgatcttgtaaggggtcacatGACCCACCGCGATGATgcttagatctggattatgtaaactgtcaataatatgtcatttgatgtacagccctctgtcttaAAAAAACCTTACATAACTGTGCCTGGTCTGCTAACAGGCGGAACgtttctcagagctttctgagatgctcatCCTGGGTTATCATCCTCAAATTGGCTCTAATAAAATTTCCgtttctttcttagatcgactGGTTAATTTTTCATCCACAAGTTTAAGGCACTGTCGCTAAGCACTGGGCATGTATGTTAGCTCCTGCCGCCTCCCAGAACCAGACGGGTGAGGCTCTGCCGCTGCCCCCACTTAACACGCAGAGCCACAGGAGGGGAAGACTCCcacccaaagtcatacagctcaGACACACCAGGgctggggtttgaacctgggTCCAACCCCTGCTCTTGACTGGTATTCTCTCCTGCCTACTCCATCCacaccaggctctgtgctggtgCTGGGAAGACAGCGGTGAGCAGGCAGTTCTGAGAGTGGGATGTGCTCAGGGCCCTGCCTGGAGAGGTGCAGGGAGCTGGCGTGAGCTTTGTGGCTTTCAACCCAGCCTGgcatggggcgggggaggggtgagggtagggaagagacacacacacacaccccacccccccgcccccaaaggAAGGTGACATCTGTTATCCAGAGATCGCTTCCCAGCAGGGACTGGGCAcaaggagggaggctggggaggtgaAGTGTCTCGCACAAGGAAACAGAACAAGTAAGCAGCAGAGTCCAGAGAGCCGTCAATGGGAATCACCTGATAAGCTCTTCCCTGTGAGTATCCCTTTGAAGCCGGCAGAGACCAGACAGGTCAGACAGGTGAGAAAGGGGGCCAGGACACAAACCCAGGCTTTCTGACTGCCAGGCCAGTGCTCACTGTGCCCACTGCTGGCAGGGGTGGTAGGGAGGGCTTTAACTCTGACCCTGAGGGAATCACCTCAATGCTGGGTGGCCCCCAGGTCAAGCACAGCTCCAATTCCCCCCACTCTGCCCCCACAACCGCCAGGGGCTGGCTCTGATCTGATGGGAGGCTCACTCTAAAGCCAAGCATTCCCTGGGGCCCAGGAGCCAGGGCCAGGGCGCTGCAGGAGGCTCCTACTATGGCAGGGGCCTCCTTGAATGGGGAAGGGTCCTGAGGACCAAGGAGGCCCTACCCACCTGAAGCCATTTATCCTCTGTCCTGTCTGGCCAAGCCTCAGTGCGGAGCCCGGAGGTATTCAGGCTGCACCAGGACGGGACTGGGCCGGTAGCATCTCTGAGTCACAGGGAGGGTGGGTGGTGAGTGACTCAGCCTAGGACCACTTCCCCTCCGCAAGACGGGCCTGCGCTGAGGCCAGAGCCAGGAAACCCTGCGCCTGTCCTGCCTGGGCCGGGTGCCTCCCAGgccctcactgcccccacccacaGCCTGGGGCTGACCCTCCATGCAGCCCTGTCTACCACTGGCTGGCACAGCAGTCCTCCACGAATTCTGGCTACGTGAAGGAATGCATGATTCCTCCCTGAGTCCCAGGCCCCCGAGACCCCAACCCCGGCCTGGTCTAGCTCCCAtcctcccattttccagatgagccTAGAGCCTCAGAGAGAGTGGATGACTAGCCCAAGATAGGGACCAAGCCCACTGGCCCCATCGTTCTCTCTCCTCCCCGGGCCCCGCCTACCAGGCTCCTCACTGGAATCCTCTCCATGGGGATCATCAGCCCATTTtgtagatatggaaactgaggctcagggaggggagaTACATACCCCAGGTACACAGTGAGGCAGGCAGAGCAGGATTAGGCCCCAGGTCTCTCTAACCCAGGCAGGGACCTTATGGTTTTTAACAGGCAGCCCCCAGCAGGGGCAGGTAGGTGACGGGAGTTAAGTGCTTACAGCCAAGGGAAGGATGTGAGACGTGATGCAGCTGAGTTGGGCCAGCCCTCCAgatgcccccgccccccagtgCTCCTCCTTCCATGGAGCCACTCGATTCCTTGCCCTCTGCGCCCACAGCCCTGGGCACGGCCCCTCGTCCAGGCCCTTCCTTCCTCAggcttcttttttggtttttcttttagaGGAGGGTTGCATGTTTGGGTTTTCACCCCCAGGCAAGGGTTTCGCCATGAGAAAGGGAGAAGCAGATGTAGGAAGTGGACAGCAGACAGGGGACCAGCACGTGCAGAGGCTCCGGTGGGGAGGCTTGGGGTCGGGGGTTGAGGCGGGTGGACCTGAAGGAAGCGGGTGCAGATGGAAGGTGGAGcccaaggaggggagaggggagaggggagaggagcctGGTGAAGCTGTGGGGCCAGGCCCTGAGGGCCCTATGGTCTGGGGTAGGAAGCTCTGACCTTGTCCCAAGAGCAGTGTGGAGCCACACAAAGAGTGTGTTTTAGGAGATGCCCCCGGGGCTGCGGGAAGATGGCGTGCAGGGTCCGGAgcagagggctggggtgggggcctgGCCAGGCCCCGGTTGGTAAGGGAGGGGGTCCTCGTTTCCTTGTGGGCAGCTGGCAGCTATCGGCCCTTGGCTGCCACCCCGAGGAATGACACAGGTGTACAAGCAAAAATAGTTTATTTGAGGACGGAAGACCCAAAATTGGGGGGCCCAGGGCTGAGGCCACAGCAGCTGCCTGGAGTTGGCACAGACGACCCCAACTCCCTAGGGAAGCCCAGCAGCAAAGAagcccttccctgggcctcctAGCTGCCTCCCAATTTCTTGGAGGAAGGATTGTGCGACCCCCaagaatcatcatcatcatcgtcaccatcatcatcatcttcatcattagAACACGGTGAGGTTTTCAAAGTTTGGCCAGCAGTTTTCGGCGTAGTAGTTGATACTAATCGTAATAATTACTCTGACAAGCACAGGGACTGTGCCGGGCTTGGACCCACCATCCAGTGGTGAGTGGGGTCTGTGatgaggagaggcaggcagggacaGGAGGTGGGTCTCTCTGGGAGTCCCCATTCCAGCCTCCAAGGTGGCCCTGCAGGAAGACCCATCTCCCCCGAGAGCCCCAGAGGCTGCCCACTCTCCCCGTTTTCCCGTGGCCATGGGCCAAGGCTGGATTCAGGCTGAGGCAGTCCCGCGTGGTCCCTGTGCTCCCTCAGGTCTCAGAGACCCTTGCCAGGCTGGTCTCTCCGCCAGAAGCCCCGGCGGGCAGCCCAAGAAGCCACGAGCTCGCAGTTGTGGTAAAGGAACATTCCTGAAAGGGTGAGCGCAATGCCCACATAGCTGAGGGTGCTGAGGCGGCTGCCAAACAGGAGCCGGGAAAGGATGAGGTTGCCCACGACAGTGAGGTTGCCCAGGACGTGGACAGTGAGGGCCGAGGTGAGGGCCAGCAGGGAGAAGCTGGCCAGGTTGTAGAGCACAGACAGGAGGCAGCTGAGCAGGATACAGGCCCAGAGGCGGGAGTCGGTGGGGGCGGGCGGCGGTGCCACGCCAGCCTCCAGCACCAGGGCCGCGCCTGCCAGCAGGCAGAAGCTGGGTAGCGAGGTGGCATACAGCAGGGTCACCGCATCCAGCCTCTCCTCCTGCAGCAGGGCACCTGCAACCAGGACAGCAGCCATCAGCACCCGGCGCGAGACAACCCCCACGAGGCCAACCCGGCACAACCTCCTCCTCGGCccatcctccaggaagcctgcctgcCCCAACCCCTCAGGCGGAATTAGTGTCTCCCGCTTTGTAACAAGAAGGTCAAGAATCcagagtcagactgcctgagtGGTGACCCGGTCCGCTCCTGACTACCTGTGACCAGGCACTTAACCTCTATAGGCCtaggtttcctcacctgcaaaatcgGAGGATAATAAAACCTTAAACATGcagggttgttgtaaagattaaaataGATAATGTACACAAAGCCCTTAGaaggtaagtgctcagtaaatgtaaaCAGATAAAACAAATAAGCGTTATCACCTACTCCTCCCACAGGCTGAAACAATAATCTGCTTGTGATGTCCCCCTGATCAATAAacgtgaaaaaaaaattcttcaggggCTCCCCAGGCCCTGGAGAAAAACATCCTGGGCTCTTAACCAACTTTGAAGGCCCTGAACCAAGCGGCCCCGACCCAGCTTTCTTGGCTTCAGCCCTTCTCGCACCCTCAGCCCCACAGTGCAGCTCCCATGCCAGAGCAGGTACAGGCCACCAACAggccagttctgccacttactagctatgtggccTTTAGCTTAAAAAAGATAGAGAGTCTGAAATACTAAAAACCATTTGAATCAAATGTTCGATCACTTATGACCATTGGGATGACAGGGAACAACAAGGTCATTGTTTGCTCCCGGCTGTCACTCACTGTTTATCACTGATAATCAGCATCTTTTGCTACCAACGCTGGGGCTTGTCAAGATGAATCCAGGACACAGAAGAAACCTTAGTCTTTGCAAGGAAAGAGAGGATCCTACCACCTTGcgcatgtgtgcctgtgtgtgtgtattcatattACCACCCAGCTGGTTCACAAAACCAGTGGTGCCCATCATAAAATCACACCCGGCTCAGATGAAATGATAGTACTTGCATGAAGGCAACGAGACAGTTTTCGTGGCGAGAGATGAGTCAtggctccccatcccctcccaggGCTCTCTGAGCCTCTATGCATTTTCTGACACACACTTTCCAAAGAACCACAGAGGTGCTTACTCATAGGCTATGCTTAGAATAGGAAATcttatttctctctccatttcattCTGATGTTTTGGCTTTGTTCTCTAGGCAACAGTCCTTCTGTCAAGCATTTCTAGAAATGAACAGATAACTGGAATGCCTCCTGTTCGTCCGCTCCAAATTTAGCACCATTACGAGCTGCCTGTGGCCTGCCTGTTAAAGGTGCGATCACTGGAAGGTGTTTAGGATTTCAGGTGAACTTCACCTTTGGCAAATTTCACCCTCTGAGAGGCAGCCAGGCAGGAAGGTCCTAACTTCCTCCCCCTGCCACTTGCTCCTGTTCTGCATCCCACccagccctctgcctccctctgctgCAGTCCAGGGAAAGAGCAGGGATCCTCTGCCAGAGGCCACCCACCCGGGGCCCCAAAATGCCAGCCTGTCATACTGCCTCCTCAGCGACCCCTCCTCTGCCAGCTCCCACCAAACCCTGCATTTCAAcctctcctgggacttccctggcggtccagcagttaagcctctgtgctcccaatgcagggggtgtggggttggggaactaagatcccacatgccacacgtgtggccaaaaacaaacaaaaaacaaacaacttctcTTCCTCCAAAGACACTTTTGTTTCAGCATCTGAACACGCCAAGCTTCAGTCACCTGTGGACAAATGTTCTCTAGACCCCATTCCGCTGGCTTCTGGCTTATCCTGTCTGCTCCGTCACGAGCTGTGTGATATGACACAAGCCGCCCTCTCTCTATGCCTGTCCTCTTGTGGGAGCATGGGCAAGGTGACAACATGCCCCTCACGGGGGCCTGTGAGGTGCTGAGTGTAGGGCCTGGAGCCCAGCAGCAACTGCTGGCCATGGCAGCTGTCACCATCCCCCACATGCTGCCCCGGCTGGCTGACACCCGTGCCCTGGCAAGCCCTGCTTCCCCCTCCCAGAACGCCCTTTCCTACTCTGGCTGTATGAAGAGCTGGGCATGGTGTGGGCACACAGTGAGGGCTCAGCAAGTGTTCACCACTATATATTACATTATTGTCACCAGCACTGCCTGCCTCCTCCCCCAGGCAGCCTTCTCTGGTTTCCCCTAGAAGTAGCCACCCAACCACAGCTATGCCCACCTTGGCTCTAGCACTTCTCCCCTGCCTTGTGATCTCTACTTctcctcaccagcctgagagctcAGTGGGCAGGGTCAGGCTGTTCCCTCATGCAGGTGGATGTAGCTGAGGACAAGTCTCAGCACACTGGCACCCCACTTCCCAGCCTTTCTGTGAGTGGGAATGTGGCATCACTCCTCTCCCCGTGTAGCCCCCCAGGTCCACAACTGgcccaggaaggagagaaactGCTGGACCTGCCTGTGGCTGCTGGGCACTCCTCTTTTTGGACCTTCATCCCCTGCTCCCATGGAGTCTGCCCTCAGGGAAGGAGCTGGTGTCAGCCATTCACACTCTAGTCTAAATTTGGCCCTGATGACTTTCCTGGAAAGTCTGGCAGTAGAAACCTCCTCTTGTCCAAAACCCATCTCACCCCTTATCTCTAGTCTGTTCCTCCCTACCTCTGCTGGGCTCCCATCTCTGTTGGTGGGGCCTCCAGCCTCCTAAGCTCCCTCCTTAGCACCCTGAGCCAAGGAGTTTAACCAGCCTGCCAATTCTGCCATCAGACCATTAATAAACCCACCATTTAAGGGGTACCTTACCTGGGCCAGGCCCCAGGCTATGTGCTGGGGACATGGAGCTGCCTCAAAACCAGGCCATGCCCTCTCAGAGCTCCTGTCTGGTGGGAGACAGACAGGTAAACAAGAGGCTGTAATACAAGGCATGTGGAGTCCTGATGGAGGAAGCAGAGGATGCTGTGGGCACCTGGAGCAAGCAACCAACCTGCCTCAGGGACAGGCAGGAGACAAGGAGAGAGCTGGCAGAGCCAAGGAGCAGCCTGATGCCAGGCACCTGCCACCCCATGTCCATGTGCCCGAGGCCTGGCCGGCCATAGCCTGTCCTGCAGGCTGGGGCTCCTCCTGTGTGAGAAGCACTGGGCCTTAGCAGGCGTGATGTGAACCTTGAGGCTGGGGCCTTCCCAGCCTTCTGGCCCTGCCCAGGGCAGGGTACAAGGTCAAGTTTCCCACTGACTCATGCCCAGAGCTCAGGTCCCAGCTCTCATGTAACCTGAAGGCAAAAATAGAACTGGGCTCTGGCCCCACCTCAGGGCCCTGGAGGATGGGTACAGGGACTCTGGGTCCTGGCTCTGATGACTGTAAGGCAGGGCTGAGCTCTGACTTCAACCTTCTCTGGCTGCAGGCTGCCCTaaccccagcccagggcccttggagcagccccttctctctcccaggcCTGGGTCACAGGATCTCAGAGCTGAAAGGGAGGGAGACCAAGAAAGCCCTGGGACTATCAACTCTGGCCTCCTCCACCaaacagatgggaagactgaggcccagacaaGATCCAGATCTCCCCTTCTGCCCAAGGTTGCCCAGGAAGCACGAGCCCAGGTGTGGCTGGGACCCAGGCCTCCCCAACCTGAGTGGGCACCCTTGGGTTGAGGCAGAGAGATGGTGGAGGCTGTGACTCAAAGGACCCTCAGTAGGACAGGCAGGAAGGTGGTCTCCACCCTCAGGCAGAGTGATTTAGCAGGGTCTAGGCCTGGAGCCTCCACCTTACCCTCTGTCCAGAGCCCCCAACCCCCTTTCATCAGAGCTGAGGTCCAGAGTCACATGGACTAGGATTCCAGTCCTTaggagctgtgtgactgtgggcaaatcatgaacctctctgggtctcagttccagtatcttgtaaaatggggatgaaggTGGTGGTTGCCATGAAGACTCAAGGTCAACACCTAGCATGGGACCAGTTACACTGCAGCTCCCAGTAAACACCAGCCCTTCCCAGACTTAGCAAAAGCCCTCAACTTCCAAATCCCAGCTCATGGCCttgccctctttctctttccctagtCTCCACTATCAGGCCTCCCTCGGGTCCACAGCCTTATGCCACATCACTCGGACGGCATGAAGTCtgcctgcctgggttcaaatcttgcctCTGCTGCTCACATGGCCCAGGGCAAGCCCCTCTACCTGTCAAATGGGGACAATACAGTGACTTCCTCAATCAGGTATGGAGATCCAGGCTTGACAAAACATGGACCACAGATTTATGGCAGCCAGCTGGATGAAACGCTGGTTGGGACTCTAGAGCCTAAGTCTGGGGCCTGGAACTCACTGAGCGGTTggccctttctgagcctcagttcctgaCTCTTCCCAAGCCATgcgcctcagtttctttatctgtaaaactggATAATGGCCATAGCCCCTCACAGGGCCACCCAGGCCACACTCCCACCCCAATCCCCAACTCCTCGACCAGTGTCCTGGGTACTCACTCTGCTGAATGGACTTGAGCCCACGGAGGCAGGTGGCCGCCAGCAGGAAACCACAGCCAGCTGGGGGTGTCCGGAGCTCTCCGGCCAGGCTGCAGGCGGCCCCCAGGCAGAGCGGGCCCATGGCGGCGAACTGCAGTGGGTGGTGGCGGCGGCCGAGCAGCAGCGCGGACAGGGCCAGCGTGATCAGTGGCGTGGTGGTGGTGGCCAGCTGCGCCAGGTCCAGGGGCACAGCGCTCAGGCCCACGTTGCCACAGGCCATCGAGGCGCCCAAAGTGAGGCTGAGCAGCAGCACTTGGCGGCGGGTGCGGCCGGGCATGGGGCGCCGTGCCCCCGGGTGGCATGCCAGCGCAGCTGCCAGCATGTGCAGTGCCGAGAGCAGCAGGGGCCGCCCGAAGCCGTGCACCGTGAAAATCCACTTGTTGAGGCTCGACATGCTGGCTCCCGCCAGTAGCCACACCAGCGCTGCCACGGCCACCCAGGCCCGGCCAGGCCGCCGCAGCGCCTGCGGGGTGTCAGGGTGCTCGGTGGGGATCCCGGCCCACCGAGCACCGCCAGCCACCGCCACTGCCTCAGCTGAGGTCATCCTGCCGTCATGGCGCTCCCGCGGGCAGCGGCACATCCGTACCAGTGGGGCCGGGTCAGGAGGCCGGCTCCCCAGCGACCAGCTCTGGGCCACCAGAGAGCCCCACTGTAGATCCCGCTCGGTCTCAGGTGAGGACACTGCTTCTTGTGCCCGGCCTGCGGCAGCCGAGGTCCAAAAGCTATGCTGTGTCCCCGGCTCAGGCAGGGCAGAGCCTAGGTCGCTTCTGCTGGGATGCCAGGCTCCCTGGTGTTCAAGCCTGGCCTAGTAAGCGCCGGACACCTCTGCCCCGTGACAGGCGAAGTCTCCACTCTTCTCCCCTCCTAGTGCCCACGCTATGCTTACATGGAATCCTCCATCCCTCTTCTCTTCAGTCCAAACCCCAGGTCCTCCAGCGTGCTCAGGCCAGGCCTGCAAGGGCGATCCGGGCTCCCGCGCCCGGTGGTGCCGGTGGTCCCGGTGGTCGGGCTCGCTACCGCCGACAGTGCCCAGACCCTGCGGCGGGCTGACGCGCCGGCCTGCGCTGCGGCCGGTGTCAGGCGGCGAGCTCGACTCAGCTCGGCTCCGGCAGGGCCTCCGCGCCAGCTCCAGCTCCCGGCGGGTCAGGCTGCTGTGGGGTCTCTCGCCAGGTTCGGGCGGAGAGCGAGGCTCCGAGCTCTAGGCCCCGCCTCAGCGGCCGCCCCTCGAGCCTCACCCGGAAAattgggctgagccccaggcgcCACCTCCGTCCAGGCTCCGCCCCCGAAGCCGAGAGGGATGTCTCGCCCCTCCCCCACGCCGCCCGCTCGCAGCTCCTCCTCCATCAGCCTAGCTTTACCTCCGTCAGCAGACCTCCTCCTAGCTGGAGTGGTCAGCCTGTctgtcccccctccccacaccggTGGGGGATCAGGCCCCTCCCCACGCAGCGCCAAGGCAGGCCCCCCATAGACATGAACACAGGGCGGGAGACCCTGGGGTATCTTTCTGAGGGAGCCTAATAAAAAGCCCTAGCCTCTCAGGAGATTTCATTTTCAAGGACACCCTCCCCCCAGGAGACCTCATCCTAGGACCAGTCTCGGAACTACCCAATCTCTGGCCACAGTTATCCCATGGGGCCTCTGCATCCGGAAGA
This genomic interval from Phocoena phocoena chromosome 13, mPhoPho1.1, whole genome shotgun sequence contains the following:
- the SLC35E4 gene encoding solute carrier family 35 member E4; the protein is MCRCPRERHDGRMTSAEAVAVAGGARWAGIPTEHPDTPQALRRPGRAWVAVAALVWLLAGASMSSLNKWIFTVHGFGRPLLLSALHMLAAALACHPGARRPMPGRTRRQVLLLSLTLGASMACGNVGLSAVPLDLAQLATTTTPLITLALSALLLGRRHHPLQFAAMGPLCLGAACSLAGELRTPPAGCGFLLAATCLRGLKSIQQSALLQEERLDAVTLLYATSLPSFCLLAGAALVLEAGVAPPPAPTDSRLWACILLSCLLSVLYNLASFSLLALTSALTVHVLGNLTVVGNLILSRLLFGSRLSTLSYVGIALTLSGMFLYHNCELVASWAARRGFWRRDQPGKGL